The Devosia sp. SD17-2 genome includes a region encoding these proteins:
- a CDS encoding SDR family oxidoreductase has protein sequence MTETSPFRLDGKTVLITGAGGGIGRSMVNVFHEAGAAVIGADREAKALEGLPLADMIIFDQADAKATRATIDAYISAHGAPDAVVANAGFTRAENLDQVDDDVWASEMAINLNGAYALTDPIVAAMAIRGKGALVFISSVNAIAHYGNPAYSAAKAGLVAYAKAIAVERGGQGVRANVVAPGSVRTPAWDHRLEADPSVLDNVLPHYPLGRMVDPTEVANAAVFLCSDAASGITGALLPVDAGLTAGNLRFVDEVVRKK, from the coding sequence ATGACAGAAACATCGCCGTTCCGGCTGGATGGAAAAACGGTGCTGATTACCGGAGCGGGGGGCGGTATCGGGCGCTCGATGGTAAACGTGTTTCACGAGGCTGGGGCCGCGGTGATCGGGGCGGATCGCGAAGCCAAGGCGCTCGAGGGACTGCCGCTGGCCGATATGATCATCTTCGATCAGGCTGATGCCAAGGCGACGCGGGCCACCATCGATGCCTATATTTCGGCCCATGGCGCGCCCGATGCGGTGGTGGCCAATGCTGGATTTACCCGGGCGGAAAACCTCGATCAGGTCGATGACGATGTCTGGGCCAGCGAGATGGCGATCAACCTCAATGGAGCCTATGCGCTGACCGACCCGATCGTGGCGGCCATGGCGATCCGCGGCAAGGGCGCTCTGGTGTTCATTTCCTCGGTCAATGCCATCGCCCACTATGGCAATCCCGCCTATTCAGCCGCCAAGGCTGGCCTCGTCGCCTATGCCAAGGCCATTGCCGTGGAGCGCGGCGGGCAAGGCGTACGCGCCAATGTGGTGGCGCCCGGCTCGGTGCGCACGCCGGCCTGGGACCATCGGCTGGAAGCCGATCCGAGCGTGCTCGACAATGTGCTGCCGCACTATCCGTTGGGGCGCATGGTCGACCCAACCGAAGTGGCCAATGCGGCGGTGTTTTTGTGTTCGGATGCAGCCTCGGGGATCACCGGGGCGTTGCTGCCGGTAGATGCCGGGCTGACCGCTGGGAATCTGCGGTTTGTCGATGAGGTGGTGCGGAAGAAGTAG
- a CDS encoding RidA family protein, translating to MPIKRYGAEKAGAGGQSLPFARAVEAGGWLYVSGQVAMKDGEIVKGNIVDETHLTIQNLLAILKEADYGLEHVVRVGVWLDDPRDFWSFNGVYKSYFGEHPPARACVQSRMMVDCKVEIDLVAYKGP from the coding sequence ATGCCGATCAAGAGATATGGTGCCGAAAAGGCTGGGGCCGGTGGACAGAGCCTGCCCTTTGCGCGTGCGGTGGAGGCCGGCGGCTGGCTCTATGTGTCGGGCCAGGTGGCGATGAAGGATGGCGAGATCGTCAAGGGCAACATCGTCGACGAGACGCACCTGACCATCCAGAACCTGCTCGCGATTTTGAAAGAGGCGGACTACGGGCTCGAGCATGTGGTGCGGGTTGGCGTATGGCTCGATGATCCGCGCGATTTCTGGAGCTTTAACGGCGTCTACAAGAGCTATTTCGGCGAGCATCCGCCCGCCCGCGCCTGCGTGCAGAGCCGGATGATGGTGGACTGCAAGGTCGAGATCGATCTGGTGGCCTATAAGGGGCCGTGA
- a CDS encoding plasmid stabilization protein, translated as MPQGDKSAYTDKQKCKAEHIEEGYEKKGVSKDEAESRAWATVNKDDGGGKKSGSGRGKDTGHPAAHKGGKKGAEASASRSAAERSASANKAAATRKRNAEHSAIINAAGGFVMLQGR; from the coding sequence ATGCCCCAGGGTGACAAGAGCGCCTATACAGACAAGCAGAAGTGCAAGGCCGAGCATATCGAGGAAGGCTACGAGAAGAAGGGCGTGTCCAAGGACGAGGCCGAAAGCCGCGCTTGGGCGACCGTCAACAAGGACGATGGCGGCGGCAAGAAATCGGGCTCGGGCCGCGGCAAAGATACCGGCCATCCGGCAGCGCACAAGGGTGGCAAGAAGGGCGCCGAGGCCTCGGCCAGCCGTTCTGCGGCAGAGCGTTCGGCCTCGGCCAACAAGGCCGCTGCGACACGCAAGCGCAATGCCGAGCATTCTGCCATCATTAATGCGGCTGGCGGCTTTGTGATGTTGCAAGGCCGCTGA
- a CDS encoding DNA-3-methyladenine glycosylase, with the protein MILSRDFFDRPVLDIASELIGAKLLVDGVGGEIVEVEAYDESDPASHSFRGPTPRNAAMFGPAGHAYVYKIYGIHYCLNFVCKPGSAVLIRALRPTDGLAEMHERRGGVVEKQLCSGPGKLAQALGLDLDQNGLPLDAPPFAITAATERQSVATGRRIGITKGAETPWRFVLKGSPYLSRPLH; encoded by the coding sequence ATGATCCTGTCTCGCGACTTCTTTGATCGGCCGGTTCTTGACATTGCGTCCGAACTGATCGGGGCAAAACTGCTGGTCGATGGGGTGGGCGGGGAGATTGTCGAGGTGGAGGCCTATGACGAGAGCGATCCGGCCTCGCATAGTTTTCGCGGACCGACGCCGCGCAACGCCGCCATGTTCGGGCCGGCTGGGCACGCCTATGTCTACAAGATCTATGGCATTCATTATTGCCTCAACTTCGTCTGTAAGCCGGGGAGTGCGGTGCTGATCCGCGCGTTGCGGCCGACGGATGGATTGGCGGAGATGCACGAGCGGCGGGGCGGGGTGGTCGAAAAGCAGCTGTGCTCGGGGCCGGGAAAACTGGCCCAGGCGCTGGGGCTCGATCTCGACCAGAATGGATTGCCGCTCGACGCCCCACCCTTCGCGATAACGGCGGCAACCGAGCGACAGAGCGTTGCGACCGGCAGGCGCATCGGCATTACCAAGGGGGCGGAGACGCCCTGGCGTTTTGTGCTCAAGGGCTCGCCCTATCTCAGCCGGCCGCTCCACTAA